atattttctttCGCTATTATTCTGATTTTGGTTAACATCTAGGGAGAAAAATCTTATGCACTTGCCTGAGTTAGCACAACATTGAGTCTAATTGGCTTTTATATCGGCAAAATTAAGAAATGGGGTACCATTTTTTATGGTCTCTGAGAGCTCTAAGAAGCTTAAGATGTTATTTGCTCATTCATTTTCACTGTTGTTGTACTTCAAATGGCACTCTTTCCTTCTGGGGTTGCTTGATGCTAGTGGTATAATAGGTTGCAATGGCAAATGCATTGAGAGAGATTGAAATCAGACCACTTTTATTGTGATAAATTAAGCTGAGAATTTTTTGCTGCCCTTAGTTATCTAATTTTAACTTGAGAATGATACTATTTCAATTCTCAGTTTTACGGAAAAAGAGGATCTCTTTTTGCTCATCTGCTTTCTTAGAAAACTTTCCGATTGTACATAATTCGAGTTCCTTTGCACCTTATATAATTCGTAAAGGGGATGGTATCTTTCCCTTCTTTTGAGCTTCCATTCTACAGATGATAGTTAAATTCTAATTCTTTTTAGTTTGGTGGTTCAGATTATTTTTGGACGATCTTCCTTCAAATAGATCGTTTTACCTCAGATACGAGATAGAGTGCTGGCAGTTTAGAGCAGGTTCATGTAGAAAATTGGATATTTTCAGTGTTGGTTAAAATCTCTAGCCATCAAAGCTTGGGTAGATTTGCCTGGCattgatatattaatatattgcaAGCAGTAAGATATTAATGGGGGCATTGTTAAGCCTAAATAGTTCTAGGACTGGAATGAGTGAGCCCTTTGATTCACGTGATGAAACATGCAAGAGGCAGAAGTTGTCATCATGTCTTTGTGAGGAGAACCCTAGATTGATTCCTAGCCTTCCTGATGAGATATCCTATCAGATTCTTGCCAGAATTCCAAGGATTAATTACTTAAATGTAAGGTTAGTGTCAAGGGCCTGGAAAGCTGCCATAATGAGTTCTGAACTTTTCAGTATAAGGAAAGAAATTGGAACAACAGAGGAATGGCTCTATTTGTTGACTAAGATTGAAGGTGACAAGCTTTTGTGGTATGGTTTGGACCCTTTGTCTAGAAGATGGCAGAGGTTGCCTCCAATGCCAAATGTTGCTTTTGAAGATGAATCCAAGAAAGGTCTAGCTAGCCTTCGGATGTGGAACGTGGTGGGATCGAGCATAAAAATTGCGGATGTCATAAGGGGTTGGCTTGGGAGGAAGGATGGCTTGGACAGAATGCGATTCTGTGGGTGCTCCATTGGTGCTGTTGATGGCTGCCTCTATGTGTTAGGAGGATTCTCTAAAGCTTCAGCTTTGAGGTGTGTTTGGCAGTATAATCCAGTTCTAAACTCGTGGAGTGAAGTAAGTCCAATGTTGACTGGTAGAGCCTACTGTAAGACTGGTATCTTAAATAATAAGCTCTATGTTGTCGGAGGCGTTACTAGTCGTGGTGGATTAACTCCACTTCAGTCCGCTGAGGTATTTGATCCTCATACCAGTATATGGTCCCAAATACCGAGCATGCCATTTTCGAAAGCTCAGTTTCTACCTACTGCCTTTCTGGCTGATCTACTCAAACCCATCGCCACAGGTATGACATCATATAAGGGAAGGTTGTTTGTGCCTCAGAGTTTATATTGCTGGCCTTTTTTTGTCGATGTTGGAGGGGAAGTATACGATCCTGAACTAAATTCATGGGCTGAAATGCCAGTCGGCATGGGCAACGGTTGGCCTGCAAAACAGGCAGGAACAAAATTCAGTGTCATTGTGGGCGGTGAGTTGTATGCCCTTGATCCATCTAGTTCTCTTCAAAATGCTACCATCAAGGTATATGATTACCAAGACGATGCTTGGAAAGTTGTCGTAGGAGAGGTCCCCATTCCAAACTTCACAGATTTGGAGACTCCATATTTGCTTGCCGGTTTACTAGGAAAGCTTCATGTAATTACTAAAGATTCCAACAACAATATCTCAGTCCTGCAAACTGATGTGCAAAACCATTTAACTTCACTACCATCAGCTTCGTCATCTTCACCAGTTAACTCCTCCAGTCTGCAGGCTGAGCCTGTGGAATCTGCTGCAGCATTCCAAATAAATCCCTGGAGGGTTATAGCGGCAAGGACGGCCGGATCTTCTGAACTAGTAAGTTGTCAAGCCCTTAATATCTAGTTCCATCATCAGCATACATAGGAATCTGATTTAGCATTAACTTTCTAAGTATTGGTTAACACAATACTCTATTGTATGTCTATTGCACTTGATTATTTTACCAGAAGTATCGATATTATATACTTGTATATAatgtaaagaaatgaaattctCCAAATATACTTGTTTTTATAGACTTGTTGAATTGGCTAATTTTCTAATCTCAAGGAACAGTACTGTTATCTCCATATGAGCTTTCTTCTGAGAATTACATTTACCATGCTATCTACCtaccattttttaattttaattcttgttctcctttatgtttggttttaaaGTGTATACTTTGCTGTTTAGAAACAGAGGAGATGTTGCTTTATTTTAGTATTCAAAAGCATAACAATGTCTGGTCTGGTCTGGTCTGGTCTGTATCTGTATTTGGCTTtagatattttgataaattaaaaaagtgaaTGTAAATTCAACAAAGTGcatatttaaatttgacatgTAATTACGATGACTGTGTAATTACACTGGACTCTTGAATATCTATCATTATGCAAAACAGTAATTTAACTTTATATTAAATGTAATCACTAATCCAATTACACTAAAGGAAAGACGCTGTCGTTTTAAGCAAATATAATTGCGGGAGCAGAAAACAACACAACAGATGCAGCAACTACTCCCACAATAGCACCAACGGCACTATTACCTGCCAATACAAAGataacattttaacaaaatatgccGACGGTCAGATATTCGGGATTTACTCCACTCCTCTTacttaatattgttatttttaaaaaataaatttaatttaattaagaaattatattaACTTCTGAATAAACATATCTAATGTTGTCAATGGCtgaattagaattttaaatataaaaagggtaaatttcaaaaatagtcacttttgtttgcctcagattacattttagtcacttatatttgaaatgttacatttgtcacttacgttatcgttttgttacgaagtggtcactctaccattAAACTCCATTACCTTCCTAACGgcagtcctacgtggcagtctaaatgagttttaaatgtcaacttggatgtcctacttggtagtccaaattaaatttatttaattaaaaatatatttttatctcaacaactggacatccaagttggcacttaaaacccatttggactgccattTGGACTGCCGTTAGGGAAGTAATGgagtttaacggtagagtgaccacttcgtaacaaaacaataacataagtgaaacgtaacatttcaaacataagtgactaaagtgTAATCTGAGACAAAcgaaagtgactatttttgtagtttacccatatAAAAAAAGTGGATTTAACTTTTTccactaaatctcaaatttaagccttaaagttagtaaaaaaaattacaaatgaacTTTAGATTTAATAAACAATATgttacatgaattttgattctATATAATTGTATACACGATAATTTGACgagattcaattttcacaaaccACTAACACCGATATTTATGTATCACTAATTTACGTTTTCATATTgcatatataaacaattatatttatccaattgCGCAATCAAATCcatgtattatattatatatcatataGAAGTTCATATATAAGAATAAAATGGAGACCAAACCTGATGAAGTTGAAGCTGTAGATGGCATAGGAGGTGGTGGTAGAGGAAGAGGATAATTGAGTCGATTATTACTGAAACTGTGGAAAAGAGGTGCAACAACAGGCACTGGAGGTTAGGGTCATGAGTTACAAGCAATGTAGTTATTCATTTCGATTAGTGCGCACTATTCCAGTAGAAAAATAGAATCGCATCCATGAAAATTCTGGCTTATATGAATATCAGAAGAAATAATGTGATCATCACTGCAAGACTGACCATTTTAATTACGAGTAAGAGAGTGATAGCAGAAATGAGATCAGCACAAAAGAAAAACCTGATAGGCTGAAATAGTGAAAAGGAACCATTAACTGGAATATCTCCTTCTAGTTGATTGTTTGAAACATCCCTGCATCACATGATTAAAATCAGTATTGTCTGAACTGGATTCGctaattagataaaaaaatcgATTGGAGTATTGATCCAGAGAGTGATAAAAAACTGGTTGATTCACAGACTGGTACATATAGATTGAAccgaattttataattttttttttattattttgctttgaactGGACAAACCAAAAACAATATTCAGGTTTTTTACCTAGATAATacaataaaagttaattatgaaaataagatatgTTGTAGATTATTTACGAGAATgatatattttctataataaaattaagtgcCGCCAATGTGTCAGGCAGCACCTGCCCAAATAAAACCTATTATTATCCAatcattttagttaaaaataataattttttaaatggtgCCTCCCCGTCGTAAAgcaacaccaaaaaaaaatacaaatattttctttaaatattcaacaaataccatgcaaatataaaagaaaattagcaTGTTAAAATGATACCACATAACACATTGAAGAAccaaatgtaattaaaattttgtacttATCTGAAATGGATATTCGGACCAAAACGCTTGAGTGGGGAAAAGGTTTTTATTTGGGTTTATTTCTGCTTTCAGACcctttacttaatttttaaatttacttttttacctttattttgaaaattttaatttaaaatttcaaatatctgatttaaaaattaaaatcaattgatTCATTtggatttcaattttaaatcaaatgagtaaatagattttgaaaataaaagtagaggattaatagttaaattagatttttgaaTTCCTATTTTCCTTCAtatataatgacttatttggcctctaactttaaaaaaaaatcttttagcCCTCCATAGTTGGAGGGCCAAATCACTATCATCcgttttagtttttataatttaaaaataataattttttcatttattttagaatgatttgacgaaatacaagtttaagaactaaaagggtaaaaaataaccttctgtttttttttttgtaatttggagggccaaataagtcattatacctaaagaaatacataaattaagtgGTCTAATGTAACTCCCAATCCCTCTACTTTTAATTTCGAAAATCtatttacttttgatttaaaaattgaaatccaaatgaatcaattgatttttaatttttgaatcagatatttaaacattaaaatgcAACATTCTTAAATTAAACTTCTCAAAATAAAGGTagagaatataaattttagaaattaagaaAGTAGAGGAACTAAAAGCAGAAATAAACCTCAATAAAAACCCTTTCCCCGCTCAAACGTTTTGGTCTTGGGATAAGCCAAAAGCTCATcgactttaaaatatattcttttaccATACGATATTTGTTCAgtgttttaaaaacaaatatttataccTGATAATGCGACGACACATAATTTTTTCAGTTTGACTAATTAGATAATGATGAGATCATTTTTAAATGGGTGTTGCCTAACActtaattttactataaaaatttactatttttataaataatcttTATTTTTGTAATCTTTTTTATATTGTCTAAAGTAAAATACCCACAATatccaaatccaaaaataatgattaatatatatatatatatatatatatatatatatgatagcAACACTCACAGCACTTGCAGTGTATCAATAGTAGTTAAGGCCATAGGAATTTGACCTGTCAAGGAGTTGTTGTTGAGACGCCTGTTCCACAAAAAGAAAGCATCAATTATATGCCACATTAAAGATGACTAGTTatgtattcatttttttttattttttatttttaaattcctatctttaatttttttttttagattaataCCTGAATTTAACTTTCGACATATCTTCTAAACAACTcaagttattttcaatttttcatataaacCTTCCATTTTCgattaaactaattataaaattattaaaatatgatgaggatattttattattttatatttaataaatcaataaaaatttgatcataataatatttaaacccaaaacactatatataataaacaattaattttactataataaccaaaatattaattaatttttatataaaattttaaatctaatatacATTTTGGTATTATACTAGGCTAGCACAAGCAATGGCACCAACTCTTCTAAGACCCATCAACCAGTTTAATTGACAGTATATAAtcgaaaataaaacaaattgtgaactaataaaaaaatagtgattgaactgattaaattttaacaacaatTCAAGTGATCGAGCTCACCTAATTTAAGGCCAGTTTAACATTgtttcttataaatat
The nucleotide sequence above comes from Gossypium raimondii isolate GPD5lz chromosome 13, ASM2569854v1, whole genome shotgun sequence. Encoded proteins:
- the LOC105782188 gene encoding F-box/kelch-repeat protein At1g22040; the encoded protein is MGALLSLNSSRTGMSEPFDSRDETCKRQKLSSCLCEENPRLIPSLPDEISYQILARIPRINYLNVRLVSRAWKAAIMSSELFSIRKEIGTTEEWLYLLTKIEGDKLLWYGLDPLSRRWQRLPPMPNVAFEDESKKGLASLRMWNVVGSSIKIADVIRGWLGRKDGLDRMRFCGCSIGAVDGCLYVLGGFSKASALRCVWQYNPVLNSWSEVSPMLTGRAYCKTGILNNKLYVVGGVTSRGGLTPLQSAEVFDPHTSIWSQIPSMPFSKAQFLPTAFLADLLKPIATGMTSYKGRLFVPQSLYCWPFFVDVGGEVYDPELNSWAEMPVGMGNGWPAKQAGTKFSVIVGGELYALDPSSSLQNATIKVYDYQDDAWKVVVGEVPIPNFTDLETPYLLAGLLGKLHVITKDSNNNISVLQTDVQNHLTSLPSASSSSPVNSSSLQAEPVESAAAFQINPWRVIAARTAGSSELVSCQALNI